A section of the Rubritalea squalenifaciens DSM 18772 genome encodes:
- a CDS encoding aminotransferase class I/II-fold pyridoxal phosphate-dependent enzyme yields MDYTSKIARQVASVPRSGIRDFFELVQGREDVISLGVGEPDFSAPWHIREAAIYSLEKGQTSYTSNLGLLQLRKHISTYVGEFFNVDYSPADEVLVTVGVSEAIDLALRALLNPGDEVVYHEPCYVSYSPSIAMAHGKAVPVATHKSDGFSLKASALENVLTDKTRVVMLNFPTNPTGAIAPKEDLEEIAALCIKHDLIVLTDEIYSELQYDSDEHVSIASLPGMKERCILLHGFSKAFAMTGFRLGYACAPAPIIEAMMKIHQYSMLCAPITSQAAAIEALENGAPAVQRMKESYHQRRDYLVKRLNDMGLECHTPGGAFYVFPDIRKFGLSSKDFAMRLLEEQNVAAVPGDAFGQSGEGFLRCCYATGMDDLKEAMDRMEIFVSTLH; encoded by the coding sequence ATGGACTACACTAGTAAAATTGCACGGCAGGTTGCCAGTGTGCCACGCTCAGGTATTCGCGATTTCTTTGAGTTGGTACAGGGAAGGGAAGACGTGATCTCTCTTGGAGTCGGGGAGCCAGACTTCAGTGCTCCATGGCATATCCGTGAAGCGGCCATCTACTCATTGGAAAAAGGGCAGACCAGCTACACTTCCAACCTTGGTCTCCTGCAGTTACGCAAACACATCTCAACTTATGTGGGGGAGTTCTTCAATGTGGACTATTCCCCGGCCGATGAGGTTCTCGTTACCGTGGGTGTCTCTGAGGCGATTGATCTTGCGTTGAGAGCACTACTCAATCCAGGTGATGAGGTTGTTTACCATGAGCCTTGCTACGTTTCTTACAGCCCGAGTATCGCCATGGCACATGGCAAAGCAGTTCCAGTAGCTACTCACAAGTCTGACGGTTTCTCGCTCAAAGCTAGTGCACTGGAGAATGTTCTCACAGACAAGACCAGGGTGGTAATGCTGAATTTCCCAACCAATCCTACGGGCGCCATCGCCCCTAAAGAGGATCTAGAGGAAATTGCTGCGCTTTGTATCAAGCATGACCTCATCGTCCTAACGGATGAAATTTATAGTGAATTGCAGTATGACTCGGATGAACATGTTTCTATAGCTTCATTGCCAGGCATGAAAGAACGCTGCATTCTGCTGCATGGTTTCTCCAAGGCATTTGCTATGACAGGCTTCCGTCTAGGCTACGCATGTGCGCCTGCGCCAATCATCGAGGCCATGATGAAAATTCATCAGTACTCTATGCTGTGTGCTCCTATCACAAGTCAGGCTGCAGCGATTGAAGCGCTTGAAAATGGTGCGCCAGCGGTGCAGCGCATGAAAGAGAGTTATCATCAGCGTAGAGATTACCTGGTGAAGAGACTCAATGACATGGGGCTTGAGTGCCATACTCCTGGTGGAGCATTTTATGTGTTTCCTGATATCAGGAAGTTTGGTTTGAGCAGCAAGGATTTCGCTATGCGCTTGCTTGAAGAGCAAAATGTCGCTGCAGTGCCGGGAGATGCATTCGGCCAGAGTGGTGAAGGCTTCTTACGTTGTTGTTATGCCACCGGAATGGATGACCTCAAGGAAGCTATGGACAGAATGGAGATCTTTGTTAGTACTCTTCACTAA
- a CDS encoding MgtC/SapB family protein, translated as MWQETQAYFLSLALGLLIGLQREVTKSHSAGIRTFTLITLLGSAAATLGVWQTCVALLAVAVILAVGAIHPNRNTSTGLTTEVACLLSFFIGALLVNDERIVALLLAGCCLVLLQTKRPLHAFSSQLNREDLHAIARLSLLVLIILPLLPNRSFGPHEAINPFKIWLMVVLIVGMSLVAYFASKYFGEKKGAVAAGILGGLISSTATTVSFSRQAKATPSSAGTVTVLILMISSTIVFARVLFEIALVAITEWSSMATPLIFMMLWMALISAFISRGVDKNSPNERRTTPPSEFTVAVIFGIMYAAVLYGVAVANDNFGSQGVYVVAAISGLTDMDAITLSSAQMVATDTLAPAIAWRSILIGGMANLVFKGVIASILGPIELVWPLIKGFGASLAGGLVILLTWPH; from the coding sequence ATGTGGCAAGAAACCCAAGCTTACTTTCTTTCGTTAGCTTTAGGCCTACTCATTGGCTTACAGCGAGAGGTCACTAAGTCACATAGTGCTGGCATCAGAACTTTCACCTTGATCACTCTGCTAGGCTCTGCAGCAGCTACTCTTGGAGTTTGGCAGACCTGTGTCGCCCTTCTGGCTGTAGCCGTCATTCTCGCCGTTGGAGCTATTCACCCCAACCGAAATACAAGTACGGGCCTCACCACCGAAGTGGCTTGCCTGCTCTCATTTTTCATCGGGGCCTTGCTCGTTAATGATGAGCGCATTGTGGCCCTCTTGCTCGCAGGCTGCTGCCTGGTTTTACTACAAACTAAGCGACCTCTACATGCTTTCTCAAGCCAGCTTAATCGTGAGGATCTTCACGCAATTGCGCGCCTATCTCTACTAGTACTGATCATTTTACCCTTGCTACCCAATCGTTCATTTGGACCGCATGAAGCGATCAACCCCTTCAAGATATGGCTGATGGTGGTCCTGATTGTAGGTATGTCTCTAGTCGCCTATTTTGCCTCCAAGTATTTTGGGGAAAAGAAAGGCGCGGTAGCAGCGGGTATACTGGGCGGCCTCATATCTAGCACAGCTACGACTGTAAGCTTCTCTCGCCAGGCAAAAGCTACACCCTCATCCGCTGGCACCGTCACGGTACTGATCTTGATGATATCCTCGACCATTGTCTTTGCGCGAGTTCTTTTCGAAATAGCTTTGGTTGCTATCACGGAGTGGTCAAGCATGGCGACTCCACTCATTTTCATGATGCTATGGATGGCACTTATATCTGCCTTTATCTCCAGAGGCGTGGATAAAAATAGCCCAAATGAGCGAAGAACCACCCCACCCTCAGAGTTCACGGTCGCTGTAATTTTTGGAATCATGTACGCGGCAGTGCTTTACGGAGTAGCGGTAGCAAATGACAACTTTGGCAGCCAAGGGGTCTACGTAGTAGCTGCTATCTCCGGACTGACAGACATGGACGCCATCACCCTGTCATCTGCTCAGATGGTTGCCACTGACACCTTGGCGCCCGCGATCGCTTGGAGATCCATCCTTATTGGCGGCATGGCCAACTTGGTATTCAAAGGTGTCATTGCGTCCATTCTTGGCCCGATAGAGCTCGTCTGGCCCCTCATAAAAGGGTTTGGAGCCTCTCTGGCAGGAGGACTAGTTATTCTCTTAACTTGGCCGCATTAG
- a CDS encoding Lrp/AsnC family transcriptional regulator, translating into MSIDPLLQLLCQNARYTHQELAELLKLDAAAVTERIQAWEKDGTILGYNAVVNPELAGSTDVAAFIEVKLTPERGGGFDRLAMRIARFDQVDACYLASGGYDLMVVVEGSDLREVARFVSEKLSTIDGVLSTATHFRLKTYKENGFVFEMEEPEGRLAVAP; encoded by the coding sequence ATGTCAATAGATCCATTACTTCAACTTCTGTGCCAAAATGCGCGCTACACTCATCAAGAACTTGCCGAGCTCCTCAAGTTGGACGCGGCGGCGGTGACTGAGCGTATCCAGGCGTGGGAGAAAGATGGAACCATTCTTGGCTACAATGCAGTGGTGAATCCTGAGTTGGCAGGCAGCACAGACGTGGCAGCATTCATTGAGGTGAAGCTAACTCCAGAGAGAGGTGGTGGCTTTGACCGCCTAGCAATGCGAATCGCACGTTTCGATCAGGTCGACGCCTGTTACCTGGCCAGTGGCGGCTACGATCTGATGGTGGTCGTCGAGGGCTCTGATTTGAGAGAGGTGGCTAGATTTGTCAGTGAGAAGTTGAGCACCATCGACGGTGTGCTTTCAACGGCCACGCATTTCAGACTCAAAACCTACAAGGAGAACGGCTTTGTCTTTGAGATGGAAGAACCGGAAGGCAGGCTAGCTGTCGCACCATAA
- a CDS encoding CAAX prenyl protease-related protein: protein MTSNPLTELRENKTYAHVVPFAAFFLLNMAMSLGDQIKWEHPDAPWWRHWPEQWMYPIQTILVLGTLVFYWKHYDLKWDSRVVFGGLMGVVGIGFWLLPTTLYDWMGYTEESVGWLEYLGVMPRREGFDPMVLKDEFGIGGVFVSGFLRFFRAVIIVSLVEEILWRGFLMRFILNPDGDYWKVPFGKPDWRSYLIVTAAFISIHQPVDFLGAFIYGSLTYWVAVKTKSLAACITMHAVANLLMGTYALYYGKFGLW, encoded by the coding sequence ATGACGAGTAACCCCCTAACTGAACTGAGAGAGAACAAGACCTACGCTCACGTAGTTCCTTTCGCTGCTTTTTTCCTCCTGAACATGGCGATGTCTCTCGGGGATCAAATCAAGTGGGAGCACCCTGACGCTCCCTGGTGGAGGCATTGGCCGGAGCAATGGATGTACCCTATACAAACCATTTTGGTGCTGGGTACTCTGGTGTTCTACTGGAAGCACTATGATCTAAAGTGGGACTCGCGAGTTGTTTTCGGTGGGCTTATGGGTGTTGTCGGGATTGGCTTTTGGCTTCTACCGACAACGCTTTATGACTGGATGGGCTACACTGAGGAGAGTGTTGGGTGGCTTGAGTATCTCGGGGTCATGCCAAGACGAGAGGGGTTTGATCCTATGGTGCTGAAGGATGAGTTCGGCATAGGGGGTGTATTCGTGTCTGGCTTTCTTCGCTTTTTCCGCGCAGTCATCATTGTGTCTCTTGTAGAGGAGATTTTATGGAGGGGTTTCCTGATGCGTTTCATCCTCAATCCTGATGGTGATTACTGGAAGGTTCCCTTTGGCAAGCCTGATTGGCGTAGCTATCTGATCGTCACAGCAGCCTTTATTTCCATTCACCAACCTGTTGATTTTCTGGGAGCGTTCATCTATGGATCGCTCACCTATTGGGTGGCAGTGAAAACGAAAAGTTTGGCTGCCTGTATCACTATGCATGCTGTAGCGAACCTCTTAATGGGGACGTATGCTCTGTATTACGGAAAATTTGGACTCTGGTAA
- a CDS encoding 6-phosphofructokinase, which produces MRIGILNSGGDCPGLNAVIHGVVGAAAKLGWEVIGFRDGFEGLLPPGDYQKLDPEDTVGILKLGGTILGTTNKSHFAAKIGVSDPVEAIEAVTVKAKRTMEQLEIRALIVVGGEGSLSTALHLYQAGFPIIGVPKTIDNDLQATAMTFGFDSAVSCVVDALDRLHTTAVSHKRVMVVEVMGRHAGWIALWGGIAGGANVILMPEIPFSLEKVAEHIKAREAKGHHSTMIVVAEGATIPGGQLVTKEAHEGEVRLGGIGELIATEIADRTGKETRTCTLGHLQRGGEPTSLDRILGARFGVKAVKLAEEGNFGRMVSYQAYHVSSVPIEEAVNHLRSVDPEGEVVETARAIGICMGD; this is translated from the coding sequence ATGCGAATCGGAATTCTGAATAGTGGTGGCGATTGCCCTGGATTAAATGCTGTGATTCACGGTGTTGTGGGAGCTGCTGCTAAATTAGGGTGGGAGGTTATTGGGTTCCGTGATGGTTTTGAAGGATTGTTGCCACCCGGTGATTACCAGAAGCTCGACCCTGAAGATACAGTAGGTATTTTGAAGCTTGGTGGTACGATATTGGGGACGACAAACAAGAGTCACTTTGCAGCTAAAATTGGTGTTTCCGACCCGGTTGAGGCTATCGAGGCTGTCACAGTTAAGGCCAAGCGGACTATGGAGCAGCTTGAAATCAGGGCTTTGATTGTTGTCGGTGGAGAGGGTTCGCTGAGCACGGCGCTTCATCTATACCAGGCAGGTTTCCCAATCATTGGCGTGCCTAAAACAATTGATAATGACCTTCAGGCTACTGCGATGACCTTCGGTTTTGATAGTGCGGTGTCTTGCGTGGTTGACGCTCTAGATAGGCTTCACACCACAGCCGTGAGTCACAAACGTGTGATGGTCGTCGAGGTCATGGGGCGCCATGCGGGTTGGATTGCACTCTGGGGAGGAATTGCTGGTGGAGCGAATGTTATCTTGATGCCCGAAATACCATTTTCACTCGAGAAAGTAGCTGAGCATATTAAGGCCCGTGAGGCGAAAGGCCATCACAGCACGATGATTGTGGTTGCTGAGGGAGCCACCATTCCAGGGGGGCAACTAGTCACCAAAGAGGCTCATGAGGGGGAAGTTCGTCTGGGTGGTATTGGTGAATTGATCGCCACAGAAATTGCTGACAGAACTGGCAAGGAGACAAGGACTTGTACTCTAGGTCATCTTCAGCGAGGCGGTGAGCCTACCAGCCTAGATCGAATTCTCGGGGCAAGATTTGGAGTGAAGGCTGTGAAGCTTGCTGAGGAGGGCAATTTCGGCCGTATGGTTAGCTACCAAGCATATCACGTAAGTTCGGTGCCTATCGAAGAGGCGGTAAACCATCTTCGTAGTGTGGACCCTGAGGGTGAAGTAGTGGAGACTGCCAGAGCCATCGGCATTTGCATGGGGGACTGA
- a CDS encoding NPCBM/NEW2 domain-containing protein — translation MSKLKTRIISTALALTATSATSIANPSDLKVTEFAGSDVAPSPACLSVAANGDVYVGVDLLGSLGKGSGKGRIVKLVDTDNDGKADKHTVFAKVDNPRGLISMGDKLYVLHTVIPDGQKLTGMHLSVLTDADHDGVADGEPKRLIENISVPKHNQDRGADHTTNGIRMGIDGWIYIAVGDFGFVDAVGTDGKKLTMLGGGILRVRPDGSNMEVYTHGLRNIYDVAIDPFMNMYTRGNTNDGGGWNVRFIHQIQSGEYGYPVLFKHFTSEIIPALADLGGGSGTGALFMDEPTWPDKYNKVPMMADWGRNEIYIHRLTQDGPSFTQKQEDFINTSQPADVDVDGSGRMFIAAWAGAGYKGNPKRGYIQLVTPQNWQYKAFPELTKLSDEALVKGLRSDSATTRLNVQQELIKRDSKKAAGEIIAIAQDTKASKESRVAAIFTYKQLLGKDANKALLDLADDTDVQEWTIRALADRLDQVADLPLEPFYEALKSSNPRVQVAAAVALGRIGKKEAAPALLAVAKPPASEKDDEGTKTATAFFTSEKVTGKKVIDIDIDITRTKQLCLIVEDGGDGNGGDHAAWIDPTLITESGKKVPLNKLKWKSATQGWGKTLKGKDTTGKPLQLVDGTKVKDGIGTHSKSVITYKIPPQYVRFQAKAGLSSGANESASVKFALSATPPSGSGSPEGPHATPNSPVILPHVAVHALVNLGAKEDCLDAIDSESQDGALWALHLMHDETVVNALISKFKGSSDAKLKNKILRTLARLYTKEAPYDGSWWWKTQPDTRGPYYVPVTWEASLQIEELFRTEWESATPDHKGYLTFLANKYRMNLQGIGKVEDKVASKEKKIGDMSIEDVMLGLDKAKGNVAKGKKLMSSQACIACHSISANDRKLGPDLNAIGGHLDREAIAEAILKPDATIADAWVDVVKTDGSSMQGTLVSKDDKELVVRNIAGISTTVPMSEVKSVGKSASTIMGPHLLDALTMKEFADVIEYLHSLK, via the coding sequence ATGAGTAAGCTTAAAACACGCATTATCAGTACCGCACTGGCCCTCACAGCCACCAGTGCGACTTCCATCGCAAACCCGTCTGACCTGAAGGTCACTGAATTCGCTGGCAGCGACGTGGCTCCATCACCTGCCTGTCTCTCCGTGGCCGCAAATGGAGATGTCTATGTAGGCGTTGATCTCCTCGGTTCACTTGGGAAAGGTTCCGGCAAGGGCCGCATCGTTAAACTCGTTGATACAGACAACGATGGAAAAGCGGATAAACACACGGTATTCGCCAAAGTAGACAACCCTCGTGGACTAATTTCCATGGGTGACAAGCTTTATGTCCTCCACACCGTGATCCCAGACGGCCAAAAGCTTACAGGCATGCATCTTTCCGTTCTCACGGATGCTGACCATGATGGTGTTGCAGACGGCGAACCAAAGCGACTCATTGAAAATATTTCCGTGCCTAAGCACAACCAAGATCGTGGCGCCGACCACACAACCAATGGTATCCGTATGGGTATCGACGGCTGGATTTACATTGCCGTAGGTGACTTTGGCTTTGTCGATGCTGTCGGCACAGATGGCAAGAAACTCACCATGCTAGGTGGAGGCATTCTGAGAGTGCGTCCCGACGGATCAAACATGGAAGTTTACACTCATGGACTTCGTAATATCTACGATGTAGCGATTGATCCGTTCATGAACATGTACACCCGCGGCAACACCAACGACGGTGGCGGCTGGAATGTACGCTTCATCCACCAGATTCAATCCGGTGAGTATGGGTACCCAGTTCTTTTCAAACATTTCACCTCTGAAATTATCCCCGCTCTAGCTGACCTTGGTGGAGGATCTGGTACAGGCGCTCTTTTCATGGATGAACCAACCTGGCCAGACAAGTACAACAAGGTGCCCATGATGGCGGACTGGGGACGCAATGAAATCTACATCCATCGTCTTACCCAAGATGGGCCATCCTTCACTCAAAAGCAGGAAGATTTCATCAACACCTCTCAGCCGGCTGATGTCGATGTCGACGGCTCTGGCCGCATGTTCATCGCAGCATGGGCAGGTGCTGGCTACAAAGGAAACCCAAAGCGTGGATACATCCAACTCGTCACTCCTCAGAACTGGCAGTACAAAGCTTTCCCTGAGCTCACCAAGCTCTCGGATGAGGCCTTGGTGAAGGGCTTGCGCTCAGACAGCGCGACGACTCGCCTTAACGTGCAGCAGGAGCTAATCAAACGTGATTCCAAGAAAGCAGCTGGTGAAATCATCGCGATTGCCCAGGACACCAAAGCCTCCAAGGAGTCTCGTGTGGCTGCAATCTTCACCTACAAGCAACTACTTGGTAAGGACGCCAACAAGGCACTCTTGGACCTGGCTGACGACACCGACGTACAGGAGTGGACCATCAGAGCGCTCGCAGATAGACTCGACCAGGTAGCAGATCTCCCGCTTGAGCCGTTCTACGAAGCTCTCAAGTCATCCAATCCACGTGTCCAGGTCGCCGCCGCAGTAGCACTAGGCCGCATTGGCAAAAAAGAAGCCGCCCCTGCCCTTCTTGCTGTTGCTAAACCTCCTGCATCAGAGAAGGATGACGAAGGCACAAAAACTGCCACCGCATTTTTCACTAGTGAAAAGGTAACCGGCAAAAAAGTGATCGATATTGATATCGATATCACCCGCACCAAACAACTCTGCCTGATCGTAGAAGATGGCGGTGACGGAAATGGAGGAGATCACGCCGCATGGATTGACCCTACACTCATTACCGAGAGTGGTAAGAAAGTTCCTCTGAATAAGCTTAAGTGGAAGTCAGCCACACAAGGCTGGGGTAAAACCCTGAAAGGGAAAGACACGACTGGCAAGCCGCTTCAGCTTGTTGATGGAACCAAGGTCAAAGACGGCATTGGTACCCACTCCAAGTCTGTAATTACCTACAAAATTCCGCCTCAATACGTACGCTTCCAAGCAAAAGCCGGCCTCTCCAGCGGAGCAAACGAGTCCGCCAGTGTTAAATTTGCCCTGTCGGCCACGCCTCCAAGCGGGAGTGGCAGCCCTGAAGGCCCTCACGCAACACCCAACTCACCAGTTATTCTGCCTCACGTAGCCGTCCACGCCCTGGTTAACTTGGGTGCTAAAGAAGACTGCTTGGATGCCATCGATAGTGAAAGTCAAGACGGCGCTCTCTGGGCCCTCCACCTCATGCATGATGAGACCGTAGTAAACGCTCTGATCTCCAAATTCAAGGGCTCCAGCGATGCTAAGCTCAAGAATAAGATCCTTCGAACTCTTGCCCGTCTTTACACAAAAGAAGCTCCATATGATGGTTCATGGTGGTGGAAGACGCAGCCAGACACTCGTGGACCATACTATGTGCCTGTGACATGGGAAGCCTCTCTACAAATCGAAGAGCTATTCCGCACAGAGTGGGAATCAGCAACTCCTGATCACAAGGGGTACCTGACCTTCCTCGCCAACAAATACCGCATGAACCTTCAAGGTATCGGCAAAGTTGAGGATAAAGTAGCTAGCAAAGAGAAGAAGATTGGCGACATGTCTATCGAAGACGTCATGCTCGGGCTTGATAAGGCCAAGGGCAATGTAGCTAAAGGTAAGAAACTCATGTCTAGTCAAGCATGCATTGCATGCCACAGCATCTCAGCCAACGACCGCAAACTCGGCCCTGACCTTAATGCGATTGGTGGTCACTTGGACCGCGAGGCTATTGCCGAAGCGATCCTCAAGCCAGATGCAACTATCGCAGATGCGTGGGTTGATGTGGTCAAGACTGACGGATCCAGCATGCAAGGTACCCTCGTTTCAAAAGACGATAAAGAGCTTGTCGTGCGTAATATTGCAGGCATCAGCACCACTGTGCCAATGTCTGAAGTGAAGTCAGTCGGCAAATCCGCCTCTACCATCATGGGGCCACATCTCCTCGATGCTCTTACCATGAAGGAGTTTGCGGACGTCATTGAGTACCTTCACTCTCTGAAGTAA
- a CDS encoding Minf_1886 family protein, protein MQPVHFDQALRNIYNRDQRFRPEAFEFLKQALDYTVTDHEKNNAISGQHVTASQLLSGFRDLALKEFGPMAATLFEEWGITSCEDIGDMVFMLIDEGMFGKQDSDSRDDFQNIYDFQEVFVEPFLPKSAKIAR, encoded by the coding sequence ATGCAGCCGGTGCATTTCGATCAAGCTCTGAGAAATATCTACAATCGAGACCAGAGATTCCGACCAGAAGCCTTTGAGTTTCTGAAACAGGCTCTTGATTATACGGTCACAGACCATGAGAAAAATAATGCAATCTCTGGCCAGCACGTCACCGCCAGCCAGTTACTGTCGGGTTTTAGAGATCTCGCACTCAAGGAATTCGGACCAATGGCCGCCACTCTCTTCGAGGAATGGGGTATCACCTCTTGTGAAGACATCGGAGATATGGTCTTCATGTTAATCGATGAGGGGATGTTCGGCAAACAGGACAGCGATAGCCGAGATGACTTCCAGAACATCTATGACTTCCAAGAAGTCTTTGTGGAGCCATTCCTGCCAAAGAGCGCCAAGATCGCGCGCTAG